Below is a genomic region from Leptospira venezuelensis.
TACTTCTGTTTCAGATATTCCCATCCATTATGGCACAGAATGGTTGGAAAAAATTTATAAAAGAGAATGCCCTACTTCATTAGATGAACTTGGTCAGAACTTCTTTGACAAAGTCAAGATGGACAACCGGAACGCTGTTTTCAAAAAAGAATCCGATCTTCCTCCAGACATAGATAATCCGGAAGCAAGGTTAAAATTCGAATTTGGAGCTATGTATGAGGCGAACGTTCGACTTACTACCGGTTCCCTGGCCACTTATCTTCCTATCTTGACAAAGTATCATTCTCAGATCCCTCTAGGAAAAGCATACGTTACCAAAAAAATGCTTACTGATACGATCCACGATATCATGGCAGTCGACTTCTCTGTATTTAATAGAGAGGTAATCTATAATAACCCGGAGATGGGGATCAATAAGGAATTCATCCAAAGAGCGATCATTCCTGATTTCGTAATTGTTCCTTCTATCGGTAGCAAGATCATGATGTGGCAGGAACTTTCTATCCACAGAGGTTCCGGCTCCAAAGAAAGTAGAGGTAGGATCGTTCTTCCTATCTTCGTGCAGGGAGATCTCAAATCACTTTTGATAGATGCCTTCGCCGCATTCCGTTGGGAACTTTGTAAAACAATCTTAGGACCTGAATGGAATAACGTAGGAAATCCATCCATCACTGCGGACTATATGGACTATGTTCAATTCTATAAAAAGAACAAAGATCTTTCCATTGAGATCAAAGAGAAGTTAGCTGCCGAATTCAAACGTTTCCGGAACGAAAGAGATATTTTTGCAAACGATTACCAGCTTTGGATCAAATACGAAGCGGAAGGTGTACAAAGATTAAACCGAGTTGTTCGCGGAATTTTTTATCGCCATATTCCTTTCGCAAGAACCATTCGTGAGAAGGTTTCTAAAATGCCTGCTTTCGGTGAGATCAATAATAGATTTGTGAATATTCGATCCCGTAAATTTACCGAATTAGAAAACAGATACAAAAAATACATCAACGCACTCGGAAGTCTTCCAGATCAACTCCGGGAAAATATGGAATTCTACCGAGTTTAATAAGATTAGGAAACCAAAACTGATTTGTTTTCCTTCAATAGAACTGTTACGTCTTGAATAGCTTCTCCGATCAGATCTTTTATGGAGGAGTTTACTTCCTGCAAATAACCTTCTCGAATAGATACATCGAAAGAAGCCAAAGCGTCTGCCATAGGCTTCGGAACTCCTGCGTTAACTAAAGCTTTAGAAAGTTCTTCAGCGGGAAGATCCACGTAGGAAACGGATACACCAGTTAATTCAGAAGTGAATTTAGCAAGTTCTGAGTAAGTCCAAGACTTAGGGCCGCTAATCTCTAAAATTTTATTTCCTGGTTCTGTAGAAAGTAAAGCTGCCGCTGCGGCCTTAGCACAATCCGTTCTGGATACATATGCACAGGCACCTTCTCCTCCCGAACCGTAAAGTGAACCGCTCTCAATCGCATGCTGTAGTTTAGGTATTAAATAATCCGAATATAGATTATTGCGAAGAATGGTGTATGCAAGACCGCTTTGTTTGATCTTCTCTTCCGTTCCTTCATGTTCAAATGCGAATGTGACAGGAACTTCGTCTGCTTTGAAAAGAGAAGTATAAAGAATTCGTTTTGCTCCTACTTTAACTGCAGCATCTACTGCGGCGCTATGTTCAGGGATCCTATTTCCAATATTATCCGTACTTATAATCAAGATTCGGTCTGCACCTTGGAATGCAGAAACAAGACTTGCTGGATTATCAAAGCTTGCCTTCCTGACTGTGACTCCTCTCTTTGCAAAGTCCTCAAGCGACTCAGGCTTTCGAGTTGTAGCAATAATCTTATTATGCCCTCTTTTTAATAATTCTTCTAGGACAAGTCTTCCTAGATGCCCGGAAGCTCCGGTCACGAGTACTGTTTCGGAAATATTACTCATTTGGATCCTTAAACCAATTTTGGTCTGTGTTTTTATACTCTTAGACTACTTGAAACAATAAAAGTTACAAGTTAAAATAAGAATTCTGGAATCTGGAACGCGGCAGTGGAAACGAAGGGCTTGTCCGGCTTGCCGGATGAGCGCGAATGCGCGAACCCGTAGTAGCCCGATCTCGCAAAGCGAGAGCCGCCCAAAAATTAAACTTCTTCTAATAGATAAGGGCGAGTGTATTCTCTTACGATCTCTACAACGAAACGTCCCCAAGACTTTGGATCTTCTTGGGAAATTTCGATCTGACGGATCTTTGGAAAATAAGCCTGAGGTTTGAATGCAGTATGAGTCAGCTCCATTGCTCTCAGATAATTATCAACTCGTTTCACTCGAACGAAATTCAATAACTCGCCTTGGATTTTGTCTTGAGGCATATAGCCGATGATGATAAGACGCGGGAATAATGACTTTTTGAGAAGATTGATGAAGTCTCCAAAACTATCTACACGATCTATAAATCCTTCGTAAGCACCGCCACCCAAGTTCATGATCTGAGTAACAATGTCCATTGTGAAAGAAACACCTTCTGCCGATGTCATGTCGGAGATGATCACGATTCCTTCGTCAGGTTGGAACGTTTTGAATTCGCTGGTTGGTTTAAAATGGCGTCGGAGCAATTTTGCAGTGGAGATATCTATCTCCGCCGCTTTCGGAACTAAAATTTTTCCGGATGAATCGGAGATAGGTTCTCTAGTAATAAGGTATCTTTTCTTCGCGGCGTTCTGGTTCATCACCCGAAAGGCTTTCACCTTCTCTTCCAGCTCGTCCAGAGTACAATACCCTATTTTTAAAACGTTTTCTCTCGCGCGTTTTTTGAGATCTATATCTTCCATACGAGTTTTTGGTAGCCCGGAGCGACCAGCTTAAACGGGGTTCCGAATTTCGCGAGAATTTACCGGGTATCCGGGGAGAGTATATAAAAAAAAACCAAGTCTGAAAAGCCCTCTTTTGGCTATGCAAAAAAACCGCTTGTCCGCGGGATGTGCGCTCCTTGAATGGGGAGGAATGGCCATTCTACCCATTTTAACTGACTATAGGACCGGAATAAATATTCAGTTTAGGAAGGGAATCCTTACGCTATCTTGCCTAACCTTAGTTTCCTGCTTTTCCGTGGAATTTATCCAAGAAGGAAGCCAGAAAGAAACTGTACTAGTTTCTCATAAACCTGGTTGGGAGCAAATTGAGATACTAAAACATCCTCCAAAACGTAGGAATTACAAAACGTATGGAAGAGTCATCGTTAGGAACTTTGGAGACGGCAGAATAGAAAAGTTCTATTACGAAAAGATTAAGAAAGAACTTTTTGATAGAGGTATGGACGGAATGTATCTCGCAAATGTGGGACTTGTTCCAGTTCCGCCTACAATTTTCCAAACCGGCACGACGGAAGGTTATACTACTAGTATGGCCGAGATTGTAAAGGATGCAAAAGTTATAGAAGGAGTCGCATTCCGTTACAGAGAAAGGGAAGAAGAATAATGGCAAGGCGTTTAGACAGCGAGATCAAGGTTTTGCCTAACGGAGATTGGATCTTTCGGGAGGCAAAGATTGAGCAAAAAGATATTCTGGAATATTTCCGTAAGAACCTAAAAGAAGCGGAAGACGGGATCTATATAGACAATCAGTACGGAGAATTTTCCGAGAACGGATATTTAGAATTATTCGGCTACCCTTTAAATCTGATCAGAGTTTGGGAGAAAGACGGAGAATTTTATTTTCTAAGCGACTCCGGAGAAGAACTATCACTCTCCTCTTTACAGATCGCAGCCGATTCAGAAGGAGAATTATTCGCTAGAAAGAAAAATCATCTTTTTCTAAAGTATAAGATAGCTCGAAATGTTTCTTCTACATTAAGCGAATATTTGTCCGAATCTCCTCAAGGACTAAAATTGGTAGTTCAAAATAAAGAGATCCCCATCTTGGAAACTGGAGAACATCCAAACGTTTCTCTTCCTAAAGAATTTCAAAAATAGATCAGATCGATTTTCCCGAGAGCACTAATCTTCCTAAAACTTTTCCTGAAGATAGGTCATTCAAAGCGATATCTGCGTCTTTCAGATTTCTGATTTGAACCGGAACGGGACGAATTTTTTTTTCGGATACAAGCTTTAGAAGTTCCTTCAACTCGCCCGGAGAACCTGTATAACTCCCTCGGACTGTTAAACTTCTCAAAGAAAGAATTGGAGTCGGGATCTTTAACTCTCCACCGAAAAGCCCTACGCTAATCAAAGTCCCATTCTTTTTCAAAAGTGAAAATCCCAAGGTAGAAGTAGCACTATTATTCACAAAATCGATCACCGCAGAAACTCCTAATAGACCCGAGATTTTTTTAACTTCGGATGCAGGATCAGTATGAGAAGAAAGAACCGTATAAAATCCAAGCTCTTTTAGTTTTTCCAGACGGGCCCCATCTAGATCTAAAAAGATCACTTTTGCTTCTGTTAGAAGTGGAACTAGTTGAGAAGCAAACATCCCAAGCCCACCTGCTCCTATAATTACCAAAGAATCCGTTTTTTTAAGTGGAATTGCCTTTTTCAAGGCGCCATAAGCTGTAAGTCCTGCACATGCATAAGAACATGCATATTCAGGAGACAGATCGTAAATATCTAAAAGCCATTTTTCATCCGGGACTAAAATACGATCCGAATAACCTCCGTCTTGGTAGATTCCTAAAGATTTAGGAGCAGAACAGAGTTGAGGATTTCCAGATTCACATTCTTCGCAAGAACCACAACCGATCCAAGGATATACTAATTTTGTTTGCCCTACGGAAACAGCAGTGACCTTAGATCCGATTTTTAAAATTTTGCCTACAACTTCATGACCTGGAGTTAACGGAAGTTTGACTCCTCTATCCTTAACGAATAGTTTTTCTTCTCCGCCTATTTTATAATACCCATCCCTTAAATGAAGGTCGGAATGACAGACTCCACAAGAGATCACTTCTAATAATACTTCATGATCTTTAGGTTCTGGATCTTGTTTTTCTTCCCATTCCAAAGAAGATCCGAATTCCACCAATCTAACACTTTTCATTTTTTAAAGATAAACCTCTTTTCTTTTGAAAACACGATCCATTTCTTCTGAAATCATTCTCAAACCCTCTTCCGGAGCCTTTAGAAGATTTACCTTTGTAAAAAATCCATGTGTATAACCCTTGAATTCTTTGAATAAAACAGAAACTCCTGCTTCTTTTAATTTTTCTGCATATAGTTTTCCATCATCTCTTAGAGGATCGATGTCAGCTATACAAACAATCGCAGGAGGAAGATCCTTCCAATCAGTTTGGTATAAAGGAGAAGCCTGACGATCTGATCTTGTATTGCGATCGGGAAGATATTGAGAAATAAACCATTCCATATCTTTTTTGGTAAGACCTGGACCTAATTCAAATTCTTTATACGAATCCGTATCGCAGATCGCTTCCGTAACAGGGTAGATAAGAATCTGCAGATCGATTTTAGGACCAGCTGCTTCTTTAGCTCTCATAATGGTAGAAGCAGCCAAATTTCCTCCTGCACTATCACCCGCAACTACCAAGGGAAGATTTTTCCATAGATTTTCATTCTGAGAAAAGATCCATTCTAAGGAAGTATATGCATCTTCTAATGGCAAAGGAAATGGGAACTCAGGAGCTAATCTATAGTCGACTAAAGAAACAATACTTGAAGTGATCTCCGCAAGTGTGCGAGCAAATGGATCGAAATCTTTTAATCTTCCTACAACCCAACCTCCACCGTGGAAGTATAGAATTTTGGATTTAGGTTCTGTTTTTGGAATATAATTTTTTACGAATACGTTTCCAATTTTGGATGGGATGGAAATATCCTGGACTTCCCGCATAGGCGGACCTTGTCCCAAAAGTTCTCCGATAGCTGAATAGCCGTCCCTTCTTTCCTGGATACTTCCTTGGGTAAAACCTGTGAGTCCCTTAGAGGAAATCAGATTTGCGTATTCCAACATCTCCGGAGCAAATTCCATTCTTTTCTCCCTTCAATAAGTAAGGAAGAAAAGTATATTATGAAACCGGCAATTTGTCGTTCCAATTTATAGATCGGGAAAGGAGAAGTGAACTTAAAAAGAGGAGCGATTTGCTTCCATATAATAATGGTTAGGCACGAGTCCTTTGGGCCCGGAAAAATTCCTGGCTTCTATAATCTCAAATCCTAGTTTACTATACAAGCCTTGAGCGTTTGGATTCTCTTGGGAAACATCCAGGGAAATTTTGTCGTAACCTGGATAAGTCGAAACAGCAAATCTCATCAACTTCTCCGCTATTCCTTGTCTTCTTTCTTTCGCCGGAACAGCGATATGTCCCAAGTATAATCTACCGGATTTAGGAGGTTGGATCATTCCTTCCATACTTAATCCTCGGATCGCAACTTTAGGCGCTCTTAGACCATAAATACGGAAAATATTTCCTGCAGTAGCGGCATTTTGAAAGAAGAAGTTCTCTGAACGGAATATAACGATACTTCCTACTACCTCACCCTTCTTTTCAGCCAAATAATGATTCTTATAACTGAATGTGTTTTTGGTTCCCTGGAAGGACTTGATCAGAAAATCCTGGGCGGAAATTTTTCCCTCGTTAAACACATAGTCCCAGGCAGCAGGCCCGGAACTATAGATCAAAGGAACAGCAGCAGTCGCGTCTTCAGGTCTGGCAGGGCGGATAGTAATTTCGTTAGACATTCTTAGATCGCTGAGTTGAGTTCTTCTCTTAGGCGTTTTGCCTCTTCGAAGTCAGGCTTCATTACGATTGCCTTATGCAAATACTGTAAAGACCTTTCTGGACGATTCCAAATCTTATAAAGAGTAGCAAGATTAAAAAGAGAAATATGAGGTGCGTCGTTTAGGGTGCAACGAAGTGATTTTTTCAGCCAGAAAACGGATTCTCTTTCTCTTCCCATACGAAGAAGAAGGATTCCTATTTCGTTGCAAGGATTTCCGTATTCAGGATTCACTTCTACGGAACGGTAGAAATAGTACAGACCTTTTTTCCAATTACTTCTTTGGTTTTCAATCAAACCCAGAAAAAAGTAGGTCTCATGGCTTTCGGTATCTTCCAGTGAGGATTTTAGTAGGAATTCCGCACGATCCAAATCGCCGGTTCTGTAAAAAAATTTAGATGCTTCTAGCTTGTCTTCAGGCGTCAGGTTTTCCAATTATCTACCCGTTTTTATTTTTATTTTCGGACGCCTCTTGAAATAGCTTAATTCCGTTTTCCGTGTAGGACTTCCTTCTTTACATTTTCCCGAAGGAACTTGGAGATACTCTGAGCATCCAATCCGTACTCGGCAAAAATTTCCTTTCTCTCCCCGTGGTGGATTACCTCGGAAGGGAAAGCGAATGTTTTGATAAAACGTCCCAAATACTCCGGAGAGATCCTGTTTAGTAAATATCCGGAAGCTCCTCCATCTAGATAACTCTCATCCAGGATTGCAAAATGACGAACATGAGAAAGTTCTTCGTCCAAAGCATCTTTGCCTAGGGGACGAAGCCAAATCAGGTCGATTAATGTGACTGAATATCCTTCTTGTTCGAGTAGACTTGCTACCTTCTTCGCTTCTTCTAACATAGAACCGATGGAAAGAAGAGCGATATCCGTTCCTCTTTGCAGTACTCTAAAACTTCCAGGTTTTAGATCCTTCTCCGCTCCAAAATCTAAACCGGAAAGTTCTACGTTTGCTTTAGGAAATCGGATCGCAATCGGAGACTTATCATAGCTCTCCATAAACTTAAGTGAATCCACCAGGTCCTGTCCGGAAGAAGGCACAAACACATCCATATTCGGTAAGGATAGAAGATAACTTAGATCGAATAATCCTTGGTGAGTCTCCCCATCCGGCCCAACACAACCTGCTCTATCGATCACGAACCGAACAGGAAGGTTCATCAGGGAAACATCCTCCACTAACTGGTCCATTCCCCTGGTCAAAAAGGTAGAATAAATACACATATAAGGGATCACATCCCCGTTCGTCATCGCTCCCGCAAATGCAACAGAATGTTGTTCCGCGATACCCACATCGTACACATGATCCGGGAATTTAGAAACATATTCCCCGAGTCCAGAACCTTCTATCATTGCTGGAGTGACAGCGGCAATTCTTGGATTTTTTTCTGTCAGGTTGGAGAGCACCTTACCCACTATCTTAGAATAAGAAATTTTAGAAGAATCGCCTGAATCCATAGCTCCATCTTCCTTGCGGAACGGAGTTACTCCATGGTATTTAATTGGATCCTTCTCTGCAGGAACGTAACCTTTTCCTTTCTGAGTGATTGTATGAAAAAGAACAGGTCCTTTCATGGTCTTGATCTTTCTAAGCATCTTAACCAAACGAACTACATCGTGACCATCTTCAGGTCCTATATAAATAAAACCTAAATCTTCGAAAAGTCCGCCAGGAGTGAAAACATCTTTGAATCCTTTTTCTACCCTTCTGAAAAAACTTTCCATTGCGGGTCCAACGATCGGTAACCATTTAAGGAAAGTGTAAAATATTCTTTTCCAGTTCAGATAAAAATGAGAGCTGATGATATTATTCAGATAGTTGGAGATAGATCCGACATTCTTAGAGATAGACATATAATTGTCGTTTAGGACCACGAGCAGATCTTTTTTAAGATGACCTGCATGGTTCATCGCTTCTAAAGCCATACCAGTGGCGATAGATGCATCTCCAATAATTGCTGCGACTGCGTAATCTTTTCCAGTCAGATCTCGAGCAACTGCTTCTCCCAAGGCTTGGGAAATAGAAGTGCCCGCATGGCCTGTATTATATAGGTCATAAACTGACTCTTCTCTTTTAGGAAATCCTGAAAGTCCTTTGAATTTACGAACTGTGGAAAGTTTTTCTTTTCTGCCTGTTAGGATTTTATGAGGATATGTTTGATGTCCTACATCCCAGATAAGTCTGTCGTTTGGAGTATCAAAAACGTAATGTAAAGCGACTGTGAGTTCAACAACTCCCAAGTTACTCGCGAAATGCCCTCCGATCCCGGAGAGAGTATCAATGATATAATTTCGGATCTCGGAACAGAGTTTAGGCAGTTCCTCGAGGGGCAATTTTCTGAGATCCGCCGGAAGGCGGATCCCGTTCAATAACGAATCTTCCTGTTGCATGTATTCCGTCTTTGACGGTCATCGGGACTGCTCTACTGAATGCAAAGGTCTCCTTAGAAGTTTTAGGTCTTCTTCGTTCACTAAGTCAATCAGTTCATAGATCCTAACTGGTTTGGTTTTACCCTTTACCTTAACAAGATCTAATTCTCTGGCGATTATGCGGTCCTTAACCTTCTCGTAAGTATATTCCGAAATAATAATATTTGTGGCATATTCCTTGTTGGATCCTTCCAGACGAGATCCCAAGTTAATGGTATCTCCCATACAAGTATAGTCCATCCGGTGAGAACTTCCCATATTCCCAACGACAGCCGGTCCGGAATTTAATCCGATACCAATGTCCATCACAGGAAGATCTCTTGCTTTCCATTCTTCTTTCAAAACAGCGAGTCTTCTCATCTGAGCGAGAGAAGCCGCGCAGGCATAATAAGCATGGTCTTCTAGAGGAACCGGAGCCCCCCAGAAAGCCATGATCGCATCCCCCATGTATTTATCAATCGTTCCCTTGAACTCAATAATGATCTCGGTCATTTCCGAAAGATACTGATTCAGGAATTGGACCAGTTCTTCTGGACCCATTTTTTCCGACATGGTTGTGAATCCGCGAATATCCGAGAAGAAAATGGTGATGTCCTTCTTAGATCCACCTAAGTTTAGATTTTCTGGATTTTTAAGAAGTTCATCTACAACGTCTTTGGAAACGAATTTAGAGAATGTGGTTCGGATATATTTTACGTTCTCTTCTTCCGTTAGGATCTTATAAACTATGATCCCCACGAATATGAAAAATTGCTCCATGACCACGGCCGGGAATACGTGAATTATATTAAATTCTGAAAAATCGTATAATGTAACGACACTATATAAAAGAGCGATCCCTATAATGAATAAAAATCCCCAAGAGGTTTTCATTCTAGGCAGGATGAGTCCCACGATAAACGCCATAGAGAAGAAGATCAGGAAATTTCCTGCGAGCGGCATGTCCCAGAGAAAGTCCTGATTTAAGATCGTATTAATAGCGTGTGCGTGGTGTTCGATCCCTGACATATCTCCGAATGGAGACAAGTGAGTATCTTTTGCAGCACCTCTTCCTGTAGCGTAGAACATCGCGACTAAGAAGATATTATTATTCACCTGGGTAGCAGTTTCATTGTCCCAGCCTTCAGATACTTCGAAGAACTCTGTAGTATTATAAGAATATAATCCACCAGGGAAGTTGATCTCCATCTGGCCATACTCGTCTATCGGGATGATGATCTCACGAGTATTATTCGGCCTGGCCATGATATCTTCAGTGACCATTTTTAAAGATGTGCGGTCAAAATAGCTGATATTCTTTTGGGGAATATTTTTGATCTTCACATATTCACCCATTACAACTTCTACATCTTTTTTAACATCCACTCCGTAGTAGTTACAAGCTATGATTAGATCGATAGAAGGATAATATTCGTCAGCTCTACCTGGACCTGACCCCAAAATTTTTGCAACGATAGGCATTTTACGGTTCAGACCGGATTCGTCTTTTTTAATATTCGCAAATCCTAAACCGGAAGATTTTTCGGCAATTGGTTCGATAGGTGATTGCGGGAATTTTAACCAAGAAAGACCTGTTTGTTCGTCCTTTACATTCTCTAATTTGAATTTACGAAGAATTTCGGTTCTTTTCTCAAGATTAATAATTGTACTCTTGGATTCCAAACTGGTTTCCATAGGATAGTCGAACATTACCCTTGGGTTTCCATTAAGAGCCTTGGACATCTCTTCTGTTTGTCCCGGCTTATAGTCCAGGAAGAAAACGTCGAACATTAGATGATTGGTAGAAGAAGCGAATTTATCTATTATCTTTGCGTAATATTTCCAAGGAAGAGGCCATACACCACCTAGTTGGTCCAAAGTTT
It encodes:
- a CDS encoding GNAT family N-acetyltransferase, which produces MSNEITIRPARPEDATAAVPLIYSSGPAAWDYVFNEGKISAQDFLIKSFQGTKNTFSYKNHYLAEKKGEVVGSIVIFRSENFFFQNAATAGNIFRIYGLRAPKVAIRGLSMEGMIQPPKSGRLYLGHIAVPAKERRQGIAEKLMRFAVSTYPGYDKISLDVSQENPNAQGLYSKLGFEIIEARNFSGPKGLVPNHYYMEANRSSF
- a CDS encoding SDR family oxidoreductase, which gives rise to MSNISETVLVTGASGHLGRLVLEELLKRGHNKIIATTRKPESLEDFAKRGVTVRKASFDNPASLVSAFQGADRILIISTDNIGNRIPEHSAAVDAAVKVGAKRILYTSLFKADEVPVTFAFEHEGTEEKIKQSGLAYTILRNNLYSDYLIPKLQHAIESGSLYGSGGEGACAYVSRTDCAKAAAAALLSTEPGNKILEISGPKSWTYSELAKFTSELTGVSVSYVDLPAEELSKALVNAGVPKPMADALASFDVSIREGYLQEVNSSIKDLIGEAIQDVTVLLKENKSVLVS
- a CDS encoding alpha/beta hydrolase, whose product is MEFAPEMLEYANLISSKGLTGFTQGSIQERRDGYSAIGELLGQGPPMREVQDISIPSKIGNVFVKNYIPKTEPKSKILYFHGGGWVVGRLKDFDPFARTLAEITSSIVSLVDYRLAPEFPFPLPLEDAYTSLEWIFSQNENLWKNLPLVVAGDSAGGNLAASTIMRAKEAAGPKIDLQILIYPVTEAICDTDSYKEFELGPGLTKKDMEWFISQYLPDRNTRSDRQASPLYQTDWKDLPPAIVCIADIDPLRDDGKLYAEKLKEAGVSVLFKEFKGYTHGFFTKVNLLKAPEEGLRMISEEMDRVFKRKEVYL
- a CDS encoding alcohol dehydrogenase, which encodes MKSVRLVEFGSSLEWEEKQDPEPKDHEVLLEVISCGVCHSDLHLRDGYYKIGGEEKLFVKDRGVKLPLTPGHEVVGKILKIGSKVTAVSVGQTKLVYPWIGCGSCEECESGNPQLCSAPKSLGIYQDGGYSDRILVPDEKWLLDIYDLSPEYACSYACAGLTAYGALKKAIPLKKTDSLVIIGAGGLGMFASQLVPLLTEAKVIFLDLDGARLEKLKELGFYTVLSSHTDPASEVKKISGLLGVSAVIDFVNNSATSTLGFSLLKKNGTLISVGLFGGELKIPTPILSLRSLTVRGSYTGSPGELKELLKLVSEKKIRPVPVQIRNLKDADIALNDLSSGKVLGRLVLSGKSI
- a CDS encoding tetratricopeptide repeat protein — protein: MENLTPEDKLEASKFFYRTGDLDRAEFLLKSSLEDTESHETYFFLGLIENQRSNWKKGLYYFYRSVEVNPEYGNPCNEIGILLLRMGRERESVFWLKKSLRCTLNDAPHISLFNLATLYKIWNRPERSLQYLHKAIVMKPDFEEAKRLREELNSAI
- the dxs gene encoding 1-deoxy-D-xylulose-5-phosphate synthase, with amino-acid sequence MQQEDSLLNGIRLPADLRKLPLEELPKLCSEIRNYIIDTLSGIGGHFASNLGVVELTVALHYVFDTPNDRLIWDVGHQTYPHKILTGRKEKLSTVRKFKGLSGFPKREESVYDLYNTGHAGTSISQALGEAVARDLTGKDYAVAAIIGDASIATGMALEAMNHAGHLKKDLLVVLNDNYMSISKNVGSISNYLNNIISSHFYLNWKRIFYTFLKWLPIVGPAMESFFRRVEKGFKDVFTPGGLFEDLGFIYIGPEDGHDVVRLVKMLRKIKTMKGPVLFHTITQKGKGYVPAEKDPIKYHGVTPFRKEDGAMDSGDSSKISYSKIVGKVLSNLTEKNPRIAAVTPAMIEGSGLGEYVSKFPDHVYDVGIAEQHSVAFAGAMTNGDVIPYMCIYSTFLTRGMDQLVEDVSLMNLPVRFVIDRAGCVGPDGETHQGLFDLSYLLSLPNMDVFVPSSGQDLVDSLKFMESYDKSPIAIRFPKANVELSGLDFGAEKDLKPGSFRVLQRGTDIALLSIGSMLEEAKKVASLLEQEGYSVTLIDLIWLRPLGKDALDEELSHVRHFAILDESYLDGGASGYLLNRISPEYLGRFIKTFAFPSEVIHHGERKEIFAEYGLDAQSISKFLRENVKKEVLHGKRN
- a CDS encoding adenylate/guanylate cyclase domain-containing protein yields the protein MSESKAAQKFTVVDIIFGVTTTLGILAHFYYAFFPEAEYSLQLLLLGALFLFSSSYFFYKAITKLSKNPQLVGSLWLAIIVSLVWFDLYVAFTPVSELEENSISWRFNVLRNQTDARVEKESDKGDLEQIQLKPPEKARRDINIIGITTKTLDQLGGVWPLPWKYYAKIIDKFASSTNHLMFDVFFLDYKPGQTEEMSKALNGNPRVMFDYPMETSLESKSTIINLEKRTEILRKFKLENVKDEQTGLSWLKFPQSPIEPIAEKSSGLGFANIKKDESGLNRKMPIVAKILGSGPGRADEYYPSIDLIIACNYYGVDVKKDVEVVMGEYVKIKNIPQKNISYFDRTSLKMVTEDIMARPNNTREIIIPIDEYGQMEINFPGGLYSYNTTEFFEVSEGWDNETATQVNNNIFLVAMFYATGRGAAKDTHLSPFGDMSGIEHHAHAINTILNQDFLWDMPLAGNFLIFFSMAFIVGLILPRMKTSWGFLFIIGIALLYSVVTLYDFSEFNIIHVFPAVVMEQFFIFVGIIVYKILTEEENVKYIRTTFSKFVSKDVVDELLKNPENLNLGGSKKDITIFFSDIRGFTTMSEKMGPEELVQFLNQYLSEMTEIIIEFKGTIDKYMGDAIMAFWGAPVPLEDHAYYACAASLAQMRRLAVLKEEWKARDLPVMDIGIGLNSGPAVVGNMGSSHRMDYTCMGDTINLGSRLEGSNKEYATNIIISEYTYEKVKDRIIARELDLVKVKGKTKPVRIYELIDLVNEEDLKLLRRPLHSVEQSR